The following coding sequences lie in one Terriglobia bacterium genomic window:
- a CDS encoding polysaccharide biosynthesis tyrosine autokinase — protein MMDQRQLSAGNNIPVPYEPQSVEFPAIPITSGYYPVQQPGVSIWEYLRTLYKHRWLILASLVIVTTLATIATVRMTPIYEATGRIEINRPAQDILPFKDSSAFAGGGGDDDAVELETQVKILQSDALSADVARRLSGPSATYLGIKASAATMAGDSGKLDVTQTARSAGKIKSGLSVSTVPRTRLVDIRYASASPQVAAEIVNTTIDAYIERNIRSHFESTMQASEWLSKQLTDLRLKAETSQQRLVDYQKQKQIVGVDDKQNITLSKLDELNRQLTQAEAERIQKEANYRITQTDDPELIANLSKSGENTLLGTLKAQEAALKTQIAQMQVLYGPSHPKMAEVRNQLAAVELSIQGELKRSAARLRSEYQIAAQRESMFRHEFENQKLEANALSENAIEYTMLKRDADTSRQLYDGLLQKLKEAQVSAGLNSSNVRVVDGAAVPSHPARPNKRLNVMLGLLLGLASGVGLAFLIESLDTTVSSPEEAEAAAALPSLGVIPLSARAPVRKLLARSSTAAAPDHGESQMVAHFRPRSQSAEAYRALRTSLLLSGSGTPPKTIVITSPLPQEGKTSTAINCAVVLTQMGARVLLVDCDLRRPSIHRALGMPNRTGMSTLLATGKGFDSIVLKSQQIPNLWAVPAGPPPPQPAELLSSKFFQECLTKWKQEYDHVLIDTPPVLSVTDAVVLSVYADSVVLVVRSDVTTKNALRQARDLLLQVNARVTGTLLNGVDLTSPGSYYYYYAYGYGQKNRYYNESRQSESRQSESRQS, from the coding sequence ATGATGGATCAGAGGCAGTTGAGCGCAGGGAACAACATTCCTGTTCCTTACGAGCCCCAATCGGTTGAATTTCCCGCCATTCCGATAACCTCCGGCTACTATCCCGTACAACAACCAGGTGTCTCGATCTGGGAGTACCTGCGCACGTTGTACAAGCACCGCTGGCTGATCCTGGCGTCCCTGGTGATCGTGACGACGCTGGCGACCATCGCCACGGTGCGGATGACGCCCATTTATGAGGCGACGGGACGAATCGAAATCAACCGGCCCGCACAGGACATCCTGCCGTTCAAGGACTCCAGCGCGTTTGCCGGCGGCGGGGGCGATGACGACGCGGTCGAGCTCGAGACCCAGGTCAAGATCTTGCAGAGCGATGCGCTGTCGGCCGATGTGGCGCGGCGGCTCTCCGGGCCCTCGGCTACTTACCTGGGAATCAAGGCGAGCGCCGCCACCATGGCCGGAGACTCGGGAAAGCTCGACGTGACGCAGACCGCGCGTTCGGCGGGCAAGATCAAGTCCGGCCTGAGCGTCAGCACGGTGCCGCGGACGCGGCTGGTGGACATCCGCTATGCCAGTGCCAGTCCGCAAGTGGCCGCGGAAATCGTGAACACCACGATTGATGCCTACATTGAACGCAATATCCGCAGCCATTTCGAGTCGACGATGCAGGCGTCGGAATGGCTGTCGAAGCAACTGACCGATCTGCGCCTGAAGGCGGAGACTTCGCAGCAGCGGCTGGTGGATTACCAGAAGCAAAAGCAGATCGTCGGCGTGGATGATAAACAGAACATCACTCTCTCCAAGCTGGATGAGCTGAACCGGCAGTTGACACAGGCCGAGGCGGAACGCATCCAGAAGGAGGCCAACTACCGGATCACGCAAACCGACGACCCCGAACTGATTGCGAACCTGTCCAAGTCAGGTGAAAACACGTTGCTGGGCACTCTGAAGGCGCAAGAAGCTGCGCTGAAGACGCAGATTGCACAAATGCAGGTGCTGTACGGGCCGTCGCACCCGAAAATGGCGGAGGTGCGCAACCAACTGGCAGCAGTGGAGCTTTCCATCCAGGGGGAACTCAAGCGCAGCGCGGCACGGCTGCGCAGCGAGTACCAGATTGCGGCCCAGCGCGAGAGCATGTTTCGGCATGAGTTCGAGAATCAAAAGCTGGAAGCCAATGCGCTCAGCGAGAACGCGATCGAGTACACGATGCTGAAGCGCGACGCGGACACCAGCCGGCAACTCTACGACGGACTTCTCCAGAAGTTGAAGGAGGCGCAGGTCTCGGCGGGGTTGAATTCCAGCAACGTGCGGGTGGTGGACGGCGCCGCCGTGCCGTCACATCCGGCGCGGCCGAATAAGCGGCTCAACGTGATGCTGGGCTTGTTACTGGGCCTGGCCAGCGGCGTAGGCCTGGCGTTCCTGATCGAGTCGCTGGATACCACCGTCAGTTCCCCGGAAGAGGCGGAAGCCGCCGCCGCGCTGCCGTCGTTGGGAGTGATTCCGCTGAGCGCGCGCGCGCCGGTCCGGAAATTGCTGGCTCGGTCCAGTACGGCTGCTGCCCCAGACCATGGCGAATCGCAGATGGTAGCCCATTTCCGTCCGCGTTCGCAGTCCGCCGAGGCGTACCGCGCGCTGCGGACGTCGCTGCTGCTCTCCGGCTCGGGCACACCGCCGAAGACGATCGTGATCACCAGCCCGCTGCCGCAGGAGGGCAAGACCTCCACCGCGATCAACTGCGCCGTGGTGCTGACGCAGATGGGCGCGCGCGTCTTGCTGGTGGATTGCGATCTGCGGCGTCCCAGCATTCACCGCGCGCTGGGCATGCCGAACCGCACCGGGATGAGCACGCTGCTGGCCACGGGCAAGGGCTTCGACAGCATCGTCCTGAAGTCGCAGCAGATCCCCAACTTGTGGGCCGTGCCGGCGGGGCCGCCGCCGCCGCAACCGGCGGAGCTGCTCTCCTCCAAGTTCTTCCAAGAATGCCTGACGAAGTGGAAGCAGGAATACGATCACGTCCTCATTGACACGCCGCCGGTGCTTTCGGTGACCGACGCGGTGGTGCTCTCGGTGTATGCCGATTCGGTGGTCCTGGTGGTTCGCTCCGACGTCACCACGAAGAACGCGCTCCGGCAGGCGCGCGACCTGCTCCTGCAGGTGAATGCGCGCGTGACCGGCACGTTATTGAACGGCGTGGACCTGACCTCGCCCGGGTCCTACTACTACTATTACGCGTATGGTTACGGGCAGAAGAACCGCTACTACAACGAATCGCGGCAAAGCGAATCGCGACAGAGCGAATCGCGGCAAAGCTGA
- a CDS encoding O-antigen ligase family protein, which translates to MLLLGLGIVIAFAVLAFGTTEPWSELILECAAAGLFLLWAAHQVVQGAIELRPSPLYLPALAFALLVAVQLVTGISAYRYATLQEAIRYLAYGLLMFVAIQCFHSRQQIHGFLTGMTIFGAMLAVFGIIQDFTANGKIYWVRRPQFTAWGFGPYVNHSHWAGLMELLTPLPLALMMRRRNSGAQTVLLGFAALMMGSTIFLSGSRGGMISFAAQVVLGAALLLLRGRSSERLRDVAILAVIGVVFLAWAGGSRVTDRIESAYTADGATMSNTLDARFRLALFKDTLLMAKARPIAGWGLDCFTRVFPRFQTFYSDRFVNAAHNDYLQLLAETGVIGFAIMLWFVIAMFRSGLRPRVPPGFVSSAKMAATLACTGILVHSFMDFNLHVGANAALFYVMAALASAEEVEGAGQPLAAHHNGPVLVHDITLC; encoded by the coding sequence GTGCTTCTGTTAGGACTCGGCATCGTCATCGCCTTCGCCGTGCTGGCATTTGGCACGACGGAGCCCTGGTCCGAATTAATCCTCGAGTGCGCGGCCGCAGGGTTGTTCCTGCTGTGGGCAGCGCACCAGGTGGTGCAAGGGGCCATCGAATTACGACCCAGCCCGCTTTACCTTCCGGCGCTCGCCTTCGCCCTGCTGGTTGCGGTGCAACTGGTCACCGGAATCTCGGCCTATCGCTATGCGACGTTGCAGGAGGCCATCCGTTACCTTGCATACGGGCTGCTGATGTTTGTCGCCATCCAGTGCTTCCATAGCCGCCAGCAAATTCATGGCTTCCTGACCGGCATGACGATCTTCGGGGCCATGCTGGCGGTGTTTGGCATCATCCAGGACTTCACGGCGAATGGGAAGATTTACTGGGTCCGGCGGCCCCAATTCACCGCCTGGGGCTTCGGCCCTTACGTCAACCACAGCCACTGGGCAGGGTTGATGGAACTGTTGACACCGCTGCCGCTGGCGTTGATGATGCGGCGCCGCAACTCCGGAGCGCAGACGGTGCTGCTGGGATTCGCCGCCCTGATGATGGGGAGTACCATTTTCCTGTCGGGATCACGCGGGGGCATGATTTCCTTCGCGGCGCAAGTCGTGCTGGGGGCGGCGCTCTTGCTGCTTCGCGGCCGGTCCAGCGAGCGGCTTCGCGACGTTGCCATCCTGGCGGTGATCGGAGTGGTCTTCCTGGCATGGGCCGGAGGCTCGCGGGTCACCGACCGCATTGAGAGTGCCTATACTGCCGACGGCGCCACCATGAGCAACACGCTGGATGCGCGCTTCCGGCTGGCATTGTTTAAAGACACGCTGTTGATGGCCAAGGCGAGGCCGATCGCGGGATGGGGGTTGGACTGCTTTACCCGTGTTTTCCCCCGATTCCAGACCTTCTACAGCGATCGTTTCGTGAACGCGGCGCACAATGATTACTTGCAATTGCTGGCAGAAACCGGAGTCATCGGCTTCGCCATCATGTTGTGGTTCGTGATTGCGATGTTCCGCTCGGGGTTGCGGCCCAGAGTCCCGCCGGGTTTTGTGTCGTCGGCGAAAATGGCGGCCACGCTGGCGTGCACCGGGATCCTGGTGCACAGTTTCATGGACTTCAACCTGCATGTGGGCGCAAATGCGGCGCTCTTTTACGTCATGGCGGCCCTGGCGAGCGCCGAAGAGGTGGAAGGCGCCGGGCAACCGCTGGCGGCCCACCACAACGGACCGGTGCTGGTGCACGACATTACCCTGTGCTGA
- a CDS encoding nucleotidyltransferase family protein: MLIRALADPDQLDEYCSETRKNLDWTPVFELAETQGVFPALASRLEPLNQFLDPEVRAAVRHRFELHVRRSLVMTSELVRILQLLSSIKIEAIPFKGPALAVSLYGDVASREYSDLDVLVKRAQVAAAAAAMRHAGYSQVYPVKEEHQERFLDSNYELAFSSPAGILIELHWDIAPRHFSMALPAQELWAPLETVVVGGMQAPALSPENLLLALSVHGAHHLWRKLAWMLDIHRLIAITPEINFGQVLRRARGAGIERIVLLALALVQSVFHTPLPADVQQAIAQDRAVAALAGEVRRELLFHEGFSDVQFHGFLLRVRERWQDRVRYASRFVLTPTMQEWTTVRLPRPVHFLYSGMRVLRGVAKAGRMVYRSVRG, encoded by the coding sequence TTGCTGATCCGCGCTCTCGCAGACCCGGATCAGCTTGACGAGTATTGCAGCGAAACCCGCAAAAACCTGGACTGGACACCGGTTTTCGAGCTGGCCGAAACGCAAGGAGTGTTCCCGGCGCTGGCCAGCCGCCTGGAGCCGCTGAACCAATTCCTGGACCCGGAAGTGCGGGCGGCAGTTCGCCACCGGTTTGAGTTGCACGTGCGCCGCAGCCTGGTGATGACCAGTGAACTGGTGCGCATCCTGCAACTGCTGTCGTCAATCAAGATCGAAGCGATTCCTTTCAAAGGCCCGGCCCTGGCAGTATCGCTGTACGGCGACGTCGCGTCTCGGGAATATTCCGACCTCGACGTCCTGGTCAAGCGCGCACAGGTTGCGGCGGCGGCGGCGGCCATGCGCCATGCCGGATACTCACAGGTGTACCCGGTGAAGGAGGAGCACCAGGAGCGATTCCTGGACTCGAACTATGAACTGGCATTCTCGAGCCCGGCGGGAATCCTGATCGAATTGCACTGGGACATCGCTCCGCGACACTTCTCGATGGCGCTTCCGGCGCAGGAACTCTGGGCTCCCCTGGAGACGGTGGTTGTCGGGGGGATGCAAGCGCCCGCGTTGTCGCCGGAAAACCTGCTGCTGGCGCTCAGCGTTCACGGCGCACATCACCTGTGGAGAAAGCTTGCGTGGATGCTGGACATCCACCGGCTCATTGCGATTACGCCGGAGATCAACTTCGGCCAGGTACTCCGAAGAGCGCGCGGCGCGGGGATCGAGAGAATCGTCCTGCTCGCGCTGGCGCTGGTGCAGTCGGTGTTCCACACGCCGCTGCCGGCCGATGTCCAGCAAGCCATCGCGCAGGATCGAGCGGTGGCGGCACTCGCCGGCGAAGTCAGGCGGGAGTTGTTATTCCACGAGGGATTCTCGGACGTGCAGTTCCATGGCTTTCTGCTGCGCGTCCGCGAACGCTGGCAGGATCGAGTCCGCTACGCTTCGCGGTTCGTGCTGACGCCGACCATGCAGGAATGGACGACCGTGCGCCTGCCGCGCCCCGTCCATTTCCTTTACTCCGGCATGCGCGTGCTGCGCGGGGTCGCGAAGGCGGGGCGCATGGTGTACCGCAGCGTCCGGGGCTGA
- a CDS encoding radical SAM protein, which translates to MSLMVDVNARALALGIPISAQLDITYRCNERCEHCYLDHDDKGELSLAEIKDLLKQLAEAGILFLTISGGEPLLRQDFFDIVTYARSLLFNVKIKSNAVMIREKEAQRLKNLGVEQVQISIYSDRPEVHDGITKLPGSLKRSIAAIRFLKSQGLKVTIANVLMRQNMDHHLGVHELAAELGANYTLDPTITPMMDGNPSTLRMRATTKVLQETFRDPAVVGNVEEFCAPPPAADDDVMDGLPCSAGHTACYVSPYGDVYPCVQFPLPCGNVRRQRFIDIWKDSPQLKEVRAIRARDLPTCSSCTHVASCTRCPGLAYMEGDMHGPSTADCEKSFVRTGIPTANMLARGINAAAALAGLVQIRLQ; encoded by the coding sequence ATGAGCCTGATGGTCGACGTCAATGCGCGCGCGCTGGCGCTGGGCATTCCCATCAGCGCGCAGCTCGACATTACCTACCGCTGCAATGAGCGTTGCGAGCACTGCTACCTCGACCACGACGACAAAGGCGAGCTCAGCCTTGCGGAGATCAAGGACCTGCTGAAGCAGTTGGCCGAGGCAGGCATCTTGTTTCTCACCATCAGCGGTGGAGAGCCGCTCCTGCGGCAAGATTTCTTCGACATCGTTACTTATGCCCGCTCGCTGCTGTTCAACGTCAAGATCAAGAGCAACGCGGTCATGATCCGCGAAAAAGAGGCGCAGCGGCTCAAGAACCTCGGTGTGGAACAGGTGCAGATCAGTATTTACTCGGATCGCCCCGAGGTGCACGACGGCATTACCAAGCTGCCCGGCTCGTTGAAGCGAAGCATCGCCGCCATCCGTTTCTTGAAGTCGCAGGGGCTGAAGGTGACGATTGCCAATGTCCTCATGCGGCAGAACATGGACCACCATCTCGGCGTCCATGAGTTGGCGGCGGAACTGGGCGCCAATTACACCCTCGATCCCACCATCACGCCGATGATGGACGGGAATCCGTCGACCCTGCGCATGCGGGCTACGACCAAGGTTTTGCAGGAGACATTCCGGGATCCCGCCGTGGTCGGCAACGTCGAGGAGTTTTGCGCTCCGCCGCCCGCGGCCGACGACGACGTCATGGATGGATTGCCGTGCAGCGCCGGACACACCGCGTGCTACGTCTCGCCCTATGGCGACGTTTATCCCTGCGTGCAGTTTCCGCTGCCCTGTGGGAACGTAAGGCGGCAGAGATTTATTGACATCTGGAAGGACTCGCCGCAGTTGAAGGAAGTGCGCGCCATCCGCGCCCGCGATCTGCCCACCTGCTCCAGTTGCACTCACGTCGCGTCCTGCACGCGCTGCCCGGGCTTGGCTTACATGGAAGGCGACATGCACGGGCCCTCCACGGCGGACTGCGAGAAGTCGTTCGTGCGCACGGGAATTCCTACCGCGAACATGCTGGCACGCGGAATCAATGCCGCGGCGGCACTCGCAGGACTGGTGCAGATCCGCCTGCAATAG
- a CDS encoding PqqD family protein produces the protein MYIARSSAIASRNLGGETIVMSAVDSTLFTLNPVATAIWESADGATPLRDIVEQRVCRDFAVDADAAYQDASSFVQELAQHGILLVSPDPIGESAKLPQQEPR, from the coding sequence ATGTACATTGCACGGAGTTCGGCGATAGCTTCCCGCAACCTGGGTGGCGAGACCATCGTCATGTCAGCGGTGGATTCCACCTTGTTTACCCTCAACCCGGTGGCGACGGCGATCTGGGAATCGGCCGATGGCGCGACCCCGCTGCGTGACATCGTGGAGCAGCGCGTCTGCCGCGACTTTGCGGTGGACGCGGACGCGGCGTACCAGGACGCCTCGTCGTTCGTGCAGGAACTGGCGCAGCACGGGATCCTGCTGGTTTCACCGGATCCGATTGGGGAAAGCGCGAAGTTGCCACAACAGGAGCCGCGATGA